The Mucilaginibacter rubeus genomic interval TTGCCTTTTACAACAGCGTCAGCAATTACGGCAACGCTATGGTAGCCGCTCATACACCAGTTTTCGTTACCCGAGTTTGACCAAACCGGCAACATGTGCTCCGGGCTCTGATCAAAGTGGGCCAGCATCGACTGGATCATGTCTGCGTTGCGTTTCGGCTCAATAATGTTGAATAACGGATGCAACGCACGGTAAGTATCCCAAAGCGAAAATGTAGTGTAGTTGGTAAAACCATCTGCCTTGTGTACATTTTGATCAAGACCCTTGTACTGACCATCAGCATCCATGTACAACGTTGGGTTGATCATGGTATGGTACATGGAAGTGTAGAAGTTTAGTTTGGTTTCTTTGCTTCCGGCAATCTCAATTTTGTGCAGTTCTTTTTCCCAAAGTTGCTGACCGTCATTCTTGATCTTATCAAAATCCCATCCCGGTGCCTCGGTGCGCATGTTATTCATAGCGCCATCCATACTTACAGGAGATATAGCAAACTTGATCTTGATCTTCTCTCCTTCTTCAGTTTTAAAGTCGAAGTAAGTACGGATCTGTTTGCCGGCAATTTCAGGGAAGTTTTTGGTTTGATTGAATTTACCCCAGAAACCACCATACACCTCGCGTTTATCATACTTTTTATAACCATGCTGATAAAATGGCTTTGAAAAGCTCATGGCAAAATACAACGTACGGGTACGTGCCCAGCCATTGGTTTGGCGAAAGCCAACAACGGTTGAATCGTTTACTACCTTAAGGTAAGTCCATACGTTTTTATCAGGATAGTTGTAGATACCAGCCATCAGGTCAAGAATGATATGCGACTGATCTGACTTAGGAAAAGTATACTGGTGGAAACCAACCCTTGCAGTGGTAGTTAGCTCGGCCGTTATATTGTTATCATCCAGCTTTACCTTGTAATAGTTAGCTGCACTAACCTCATTCTGATGCGAAAATGCTGAACGGTAGCCGCTACCCGGTTTATCGGCAGTGCCCGGATTTAGTTTAAGTGTTCCGACAGTTGGCATGATCAAAAAATCACCCAGATCTGAGTGACCGGTGCCACTGAAATGGGTATGACTAAAGCCGACTATCGTTTTATCATCGTATTGGTAACCCGCGCAGTATTTATACACATCGGGATTGTAGTGACCGTCTTTTTCATAGCTGGCCGTATCCGTTTCAGGGCTTAACTGCACCATACCAAATGGTACAGTAGCACCAGGATAAGTATGCCCCATACGTTGTGTGCCTATAATGGGGTTAACATAATCAACCAGCTTTTCCGTTTTGGTTTGGGCCTGCGCATATGCCGCCGACCCTATTAATAACGCTGTAAGTAATTTTTTCATTTGTACTATTAAGTATATCCTTGTTCCCGGCTACGCCGGAAAAATATTCATCATCACCGGCCCTCCTGTTTATTTACATTACAGCCTTTAGCTTTTTTGTGATAAGGCAGCTAATTTATATAAAACACAGTGCCAATTGTGGTTTAGCTACATTTGTTACACAACAAACGTAAACGGTTTAAATAGCAGGGTTTGCTGCATAGGCAGCCCACAATTCGTCTACAGTTTTACCGGTAAGGTTTTTCCAGCTATCGTTGGTGTAGGTATGGTCGCGCAGTTGCTTATCCAGTTCCTTAACCAATCCTGGTTTAAAATTTTTCTCTGTCCATACCAGGAAGCGGGCGGTTATGCGGTAAGCATTATCATAGTTTTGGGTTGATTTAAAGGCAGGCAACGCCCATTTTGCACCGGCGTTATCAACTCCAAATTTAAAACGGACATAGTCTGCAATGCCTTCAGTTAACCATCCGGGACCAACGCTGTTACCGTAAGCCTGCACAATATGCATTACTTCGTGCGTAACTACATCAATGTCGCCAGGATGTTTAGTCATGTATTTAGCGCTGAATACTACGGTATCATTCCCGGTAGCCGCTACGCCATCATAGGCGGTGTCGATAACAAAAGTTACCTTTTTAGATGTGTTTTTGTTGTACTCTTTTGCCAGTTTAGGATATACCTCAAAAAAGGTTTTGATCAGCTTGTCTTTCAATTCGGTGCTGAAGGCAGCATCCTTATTAATGAAAGTTACCTGGTACCCTTTTTTCTTGAAAACTTCCTGAGCATTGGCTTTGGCGCCACAACATGTTGCCCCAATTAAAAGTAGTGGAATAAGTATTTTTTTCATGAATAGTTTTGGTTTTTGCGCGTGATAGTAGGTAAAACCGTTCAAATATAGATAAAACGTTTTATCATTAAAAACACAATCCTTTGTAATATTATTATGTTATTTTTTTATCTGGTCAAAATAAACGCCTGTTGCTCTTCAAACAACAGGCGTCTTTATTAATTAAACAATATTAGTAAAAAAGAACTATGAAGCACTTGAACCCTCAGGAGATCATCTCCTCCTTCGCACTACCCAATTCAGATCAGTGCATTATTCAAATGTAGACAATTAAAACGTTTTACCAAATGATTTTCGTAATATTTGTTTACCAATACTAAACTCCCTGTTATACAGAGACCTTAGCTAAGGTTGATCCCCGCTCAATCAATTTAGACGGAATCTGCAGATCTATTTTTGAAGCATCAAGCTTGTGCGTGTTGATTTGCGCCATCAAAATGTCAATTGCCGATTTAGCAATATCATAAGTAGGCTGCTGTATGGTAGTAATCCCCGGCGGATATAAGCTAAACACTTCATTATCATCAAAGCTGATTACCGCGATATCTTCAGGGATACGAAGCTTAAGATCCTTAATGGCCTGCAAGCCCATGGTACCCAGATAATTGGTGGTAAAAAAGATAGCATCCATCTGCTTTTGCTTTTCAATAAAGGCTTTTATGGCTTCCACCCCTTCATTCTTATCCATATCAAAAGGGATTTTCAAAAGCATTTTGCTGCTATCCTTCAACTTATTATCCTTTAAAGCCGCTTTATAGCCCAGGCTACGGTCATTAAGCTGGATCAGGCCCAGATCGGCCGTCACCATTCCTATATTTTTATAGCCTGATCTTACAAAGCAATCAACGGCGTTATAGGCACTTGCAAAATTATCAACCAGTACATGCGGGATGTTTGTTCCGGGGAAATATCCATCTATCAGTACTACCGGCTTTTCATTATCAACCAGGTTCTGGATATCTTTTTCCAAACCTTTCATTGGGGTAATAATATAACCATCAACCAGTTGCTGGCTTAGCATCCGGATCATATCCTTTCCCTTTTGCAGGTTATTGTTGGTGCTGCAATATATAATGCGGTATCCGCCTTTCTCGGCTTCTTCTTCTATCACCTTCGCCATCTCTCCAAAAAATGGGCCGCCAATGCTTTCTACTATTAACCCTATAACTTTGGAAACACCCGTACGCAGACCAACGGCCATACGATTAGGTTCATAACCGTTTTTTTGGGCTACATCCAATATTTTTTTGCTGATCTCTTTGCTAATACGGCCCTTTCCATTCAAAACAAATGAAACAGTGGTTATTGACGTATCGGTAAGTTTGGCTATATCCTTAATGGATATCTTTTTTTTCATCATCGTTTCTCAAATTCAGGTTTAAGGTTTAGAAAGCCCGCCACTTTAAATATTTGTCAATTTTATGCCTGATCTAAAGTCAGTTAAAAATCGGAGATCTTACTAAAAATCTCGCTTTACTCCATCTTTTCAATCAAAAAAGGCAATTTTATCCATCTAACTGCCAATATTTTAGCTATTCAATATAAACATTTAAAACCGGCTGGGTAAATATAGCTTATGACTTCCATTTTTAATCTTTTCAACAACAATTTGTTACAAAACAATGAAAACAAGCAATAATTGTCAGATACTATAGCTAAATATTTTTTAAAGAAGGAATTCAATAAAAGCTTTTACTATGCCCGGAGCTAACGAATTTATGCTACATTTAAATTTTGTGTTTCCCTTAATTAATTGGTATTTTAAAACTACATGAGCATAACGCCAAAACTCAACCGTTTTGATCTTTCAATGATTGTTGTGAGCCTTGTGATTGGCATGGGCATTTTCGCGGCGCCTGTCGAAGTGGCTAAAAACTCAAGCACTCCTCTTTTGTATTTCGGGGCCTGGCTACTTGGTGGTGCAGTGAGTTTATGTGGGGCACTTACCTTTGCCGAAATTGGTGCACGCTACCCTACTACCGGTGGTTTTTACAAGGTTTTTTCGTACTGCTTTCACCCCGCTTTTGCTTTTATGATCAATTGGGTACTGGTAATAAGCAACGCCGCGTCGGTGGCTGCCGTAGCACTTATAGGTGCAGAATATATTAATCCTGTTATTATGCCCCCAAGCCTTCAAAACGATACGGGCATCAAAATCATGACCATAACATCGGTGCTTATTTTGTACATCATCAATTACCTGGGTATTAAGATGAGTGCCCGTACCCAAAATATACTTACCCTTTTTAAAATATGCATGATCTTGATTTTGTGCGCCGCCGTGTTCAAAGGCAATATCCATACCGCCAAAGAAGTTATCGCATATCATAATAATAACAATATAAGTGCGTTCGGATTAAGTTTGGTGGCTGTATTTTTCACCTACGGCGGCTACCAGCAAACCATAAATTTTGGAGGCGATATTATAAACCCGAAAATCAATATCCCCAAGGCTATATTTTTTGGGATAGCCACCGTGATATCATTATATATGCTTATCAACTTTGCCTATTATTCTGTTCTGGGTATTAGCGGTCTTCAGCACAAAACCACGCTTGCGGCAACACTTGCCGGGGTTTTGTTTGGAGCAGCGGGCTATAAAATAGTGTCGCTACTGATGTTTGTTTCGGTGCTGGCTTTTGTTAATGTAAACATTATGGCCAACCCCCGTGTTTACTACGCCATGGCCGAAGACGGCATATTACCGGCACGCTTTAAACGTGTAAACAGCCAAACCCAGGTACAGGAATTTGGACTTACATTTTTCGTGGGCGCCGTACTCATCATCCTGTTTTTTGCCAGCTCGTTTCAAACCATCTTAAGCTACGTGATGTTTTTTGATACTGTCGGCCTTTCAACCGCGGCTATTACGATCTTCATTTTACGGCGCAAAACCAAACAGCTTAATAATACCGGTATATATGTTATGAAGTGGTACCCGGTTATACCTATCATATTTATTACCACATATTGGTTTGTTACCATCAGCATTTTTATTGAAAATCCGCAGGCTGCTTTGATATGCATCAGCGCATTTATAGCAGGCCTTATTATATACTATATCACAAAACGAAGCCAAAAACCTATTACTACACTTTAATTATGGATTTGTCATTTATTTTAAATGAACTTGGGGAGGAAAGAGAGAACTATTTTAACGCCGTTTCGCCGCCCATTATGCAATCAAGCAACTTCAGTTTTAAAGATGTTGCAGGGCTTAGGGAGGCTATGAATGATGAATTTGAAAGCAGCTTGTACTCAAGGGGACAAAACCCAACACTCAATATACTCAGAAAGAAACTTGCCGCGTTAGACGGAGCCGAAGACGCACTTTTGTTCAGCAGCGGTATCAGTGCCATTAGCATCCCGATCTTGTCCCTGCTGAAATCGGGCGATCATATTATTGCAGTGGATAACCTGTACAGCTGGACAATTAAACTTTTCAAAGACTTTTTACCCAAATTTGGTATCACCACAACATTTATTGACGGAACTGTTTTTGAAAATTTTGAACAAGCAGCAACTCCACAAACTCGTTTAATCTATCTCGAAAGTCCCAATACGTTTTGCTATGCGCTCCAGGATATCAAAAAAGTGACCAGCTTCGCAAAATCAAGAGGTATAATAACCATGATTGATAACAGCTATTGCAGTCCACTGTATCAACAGCCAATATCCATGGGCGTTGATTTGGTGGCGCAATCGGCAACAAAATATATTGGAGGGCACTCAGATGTGGTAGCCGGTGTGCTTACCGGCAGCAAGACTTTGTTAAAAAAGCTTTTTGAGCATGAATTCATGAATACAGGCCCGGCGCTATCGCCTCATTCGGCATGGCTGCTTTTGCGGGGCTTAAGGACCCTACCGCTTCGTTTGCAACGTAGCTTTGAAAGTACCCGCATCATTACAGAATGGCTTGCAAGCCACCCGGCAGTGCAGGAAGTGATCTGGCCGTTCAGTCCACAGTTTCAACAAGCCGATCTCGTAAATCAACAAATGCAGGGCTGTGGCGGTTTGTTTAGCCTGGTATTAAAAAACAGCACATTCAATAAAATTGAAACGTTTTGTAACAGCCTGCAGCATATCCTGCTGGCAGTTTCGTGGGGTGGCCACGAAAGCCTTGTTGTGCCGGCCATAGCATCATTTAAGAAAGAGGATTATTCAACCTATAACGGTCATCATCAATTAATACGGATGTATATTGGGCTCGAAGATCCGCACTATCTGATAGCAGATATCAAACAGGCTTTAGAACAATAAACAGCTCCCGGCCTCGCGCCGGGATTGCTGTTTGGTTTGAAAAATCAATAGTTAATTATTTATAAGGATGCGTGTTGAGTGCCTTTTGCATGTTGATGCTCAAAATACAGGTATTTGATTTGGTATTCCCGGTTTAAGCTATCATAAACCATCAAATCGGCATCACCACGAAAATAATTGCGGATGCTGTACCTGAAATCATTTTGCCCGGGAAAACTCCTGTACACGTTTGCTATGGTTAGGTTTAAAACCGGCGTTGTAGTATCAGTGCTGTAAAAATAAGTTTCGGTACGTGCATAGCCTTTACCTTGTGGCATTAGCTGTACATGGGCATAAAGCGGAAACCCTGCAGTATCAATCACCTCGTAAGCTTCGTTTTGATAAAGCCTGTAATCCCTGCCTTCATAGCGGTAACCAAATATTTCGTTTTTTGCTATCTTGATCTTTTTCCTGCCGGAAGTAACGCCGATGCGGCTACCACCTAAAAAATCGTTAAGTTTTAGCTTTTTTCCAGCTTCAGGCCCATAGCTCAATTTGCCTGATTTGTAATCCTGAACAGTTAAATAAATACCAGAATTGGCATCTGTATTTTGTGCCATAAGGCAATTTGCCTGTATACCGATCACCATCATGACGATGATCATTTTAATTGAATTTTTCATTTTGTTTACTATTTAATTCTTGAAATTAAGGGCATAAAAAAGCCGGGCGGCAAAACCCGGCCTCCAACCTTTACTAAACCTACCCTTACAATCCAAACGGGATAAGTTATCGCGGTTTTAAAGTACGTTTATATGATACGCCCACTGTGCCTAAAAGCGCACAAGCAAGGCTGCTATGAATCTCGTTTCAGAATTTACCAGATCGGGGGTAAAATTAGTTCCGGAAAGCGGTGTAGTATTATAGCCGTCAGGTGAGGTTACGCCACCGTGGCCTGCAAAATAAGGCACATCTGCATGGCGGTGTACCACTTCCATCCTGAAGGTGAGGTAATCGTTAGGCATCAAGTCTACAGTAGTTGAGTAATCGTAAGCATGAAACTTAT includes:
- a CDS encoding GH92 family glycosyl hydrolase; this translates as MKKLLTALLIGSAAYAQAQTKTEKLVDYVNPIIGTQRMGHTYPGATVPFGMVQLSPETDTASYEKDGHYNPDVYKYCAGYQYDDKTIVGFSHTHFSGTGHSDLGDFLIMPTVGTLKLNPGTADKPGSGYRSAFSHQNEVSAANYYKVKLDDNNITAELTTTARVGFHQYTFPKSDQSHIILDLMAGIYNYPDKNVWTYLKVVNDSTVVGFRQTNGWARTRTLYFAMSFSKPFYQHGYKKYDKREVYGGFWGKFNQTKNFPEIAGKQIRTYFDFKTEEGEKIKIKFAISPVSMDGAMNNMRTEAPGWDFDKIKNDGQQLWEKELHKIEIAGSKETKLNFYTSMYHTMINPTLYMDADGQYKGLDQNVHKADGFTNYTTFSLWDTYRALHPLFNIIEPKRNADMIQSMLAHFDQSPEHMLPVWSNSGNENWCMSGYHSVAVIADAVVKGNVNFDANKALDACVATARHRDYEGIGEYMDKGYIPDEKSGVSVSSTLEYAFDDWAIAQLAKKLNRNDIYEEFIKRSENYKNVYDASIGFMRPKLANGSFRTKFDPLSTINEGFIEGNSWNYTLFAPQDPKSLIKLMGGDKRFVRYLDSLFTMNLPDKYFAETEDITRDGIIGNYVHGNEPSHHVAYLYNWTDKPWKTQERVRMILPMMYKPTPDGLGGNDDTGQMSAWYIFTSLGFYPVAPGSDQYSTGSPAVDHAVINLDNGKKFTVNVKNQGPKNVYVQKMVLNGKPLDKLFISHDEIMNGGEITFYMSSKHK
- a CDS encoding basic secretory protein-like protein codes for the protein MKKILIPLLLIGATCCGAKANAQEVFKKKGYQVTFINKDAAFSTELKDKLIKTFFEVYPKLAKEYNKNTSKKVTFVIDTAYDGVAATGNDTVVFSAKYMTKHPGDIDVVTHEVMHIVQAYGNSVGPGWLTEGIADYVRFKFGVDNAGAKWALPAFKSTQNYDNAYRITARFLVWTEKNFKPGLVKELDKQLRDHTYTNDSWKNLTGKTVDELWAAYAANPAI
- a CDS encoding LacI family DNA-binding transcriptional regulator translates to MMKKKISIKDIAKLTDTSITTVSFVLNGKGRISKEISKKILDVAQKNGYEPNRMAVGLRTGVSKVIGLIVESIGGPFFGEMAKVIEEEAEKGGYRIIYCSTNNNLQKGKDMIRMLSQQLVDGYIITPMKGLEKDIQNLVDNEKPVVLIDGYFPGTNIPHVLVDNFASAYNAVDCFVRSGYKNIGMVTADLGLIQLNDRSLGYKAALKDNKLKDSSKMLLKIPFDMDKNEGVEAIKAFIEKQKQMDAIFFTTNYLGTMGLQAIKDLKLRIPEDIAVISFDDNEVFSLYPPGITTIQQPTYDIAKSAIDILMAQINTHKLDASKIDLQIPSKLIERGSTLAKVSV
- a CDS encoding APC family permease → MSITPKLNRFDLSMIVVSLVIGMGIFAAPVEVAKNSSTPLLYFGAWLLGGAVSLCGALTFAEIGARYPTTGGFYKVFSYCFHPAFAFMINWVLVISNAASVAAVALIGAEYINPVIMPPSLQNDTGIKIMTITSVLILYIINYLGIKMSARTQNILTLFKICMILILCAAVFKGNIHTAKEVIAYHNNNNISAFGLSLVAVFFTYGGYQQTINFGGDIINPKINIPKAIFFGIATVISLYMLINFAYYSVLGISGLQHKTTLAATLAGVLFGAAGYKIVSLLMFVSVLAFVNVNIMANPRVYYAMAEDGILPARFKRVNSQTQVQEFGLTFFVGAVLIILFFASSFQTILSYVMFFDTVGLSTAAITIFILRRKTKQLNNTGIYVMKWYPVIPIIFITTYWFVTISIFIENPQAALICISAFIAGLIIYYITKRSQKPITTL
- a CDS encoding trans-sulfuration enzyme family protein → MDLSFILNELGEERENYFNAVSPPIMQSSNFSFKDVAGLREAMNDEFESSLYSRGQNPTLNILRKKLAALDGAEDALLFSSGISAISIPILSLLKSGDHIIAVDNLYSWTIKLFKDFLPKFGITTTFIDGTVFENFEQAATPQTRLIYLESPNTFCYALQDIKKVTSFAKSRGIITMIDNSYCSPLYQQPISMGVDLVAQSATKYIGGHSDVVAGVLTGSKTLLKKLFEHEFMNTGPALSPHSAWLLLRGLRTLPLRLQRSFESTRIITEWLASHPAVQEVIWPFSPQFQQADLVNQQMQGCGGLFSLVLKNSTFNKIETFCNSLQHILLAVSWGGHESLVVPAIASFKKEDYSTYNGHHQLIRMYIGLEDPHYLIADIKQALEQ